One window from the genome of Bdellovibrio sp. NC01 encodes:
- a CDS encoding GAF domain-containing protein yields MDMSLSSRSFVKFSPALDRRRLAALMFTDIVGYSAIFHRDENLAMNLLSQKCNILRSIFPSYGGREIKTLGDGFFIEFPSVLEAVKCAYDIQSQLYQRNLGGMQDERFQIRIGIHLCDFIATDEDAFGNDVNVSSRLEKIAPAGGICVSQQVVDQVSDKLDLKFKPLKARKLKNIKRPVASYSVELPWLNNRETISFSSQVQKWIPKKITLQNSLLFASLGLVGLAGLILWAVFLLPKNGFTDPTGLIHFVSSWQNLIILNPILASSLWLMWMFQPQDRRLLYLSMVFTVGSLSLVERIPVAVTGLTTQHLQLINVLAAGLVAFPFVALEALEKEKRRIEVLANLGLAAFVFSGVFLSYKHEFEALRVAALAFSIGASVYFTYLVGSRISRSAPLPINDLRRWVLVTMSTAAIISQMSPGWRIDGIAQFLDVFFPVAFPLYFTVFLMFGFVFQEKSHLRKDHAMKTMQKVSVITCSAESYEDKLSNIQEKICSFLNAERSTIYLTDLKGGDTHLRAQAIYGPTNKLKEVALEVDPQHGLIGRVWKTRSPLLVDDFKKEDRLTSEERSHIKSNEYRTRSCLLCPLIIGNEMLGVMTFSDKRGNVPFNEEDLRLVQLIAKDVALLSLHARFQNMVDHFVSEKLSELNQIA; encoded by the coding sequence ATGGACATGTCGTTGTCCAGTAGGTCCTTTGTTAAATTTAGTCCCGCACTAGATCGTCGCCGATTAGCTGCATTGATGTTTACGGACATCGTGGGCTATAGCGCGATTTTTCATCGCGACGAAAATTTAGCGATGAACTTGCTCAGCCAAAAGTGCAATATCTTGCGCTCGATTTTCCCCTCTTATGGTGGTCGTGAAATCAAAACTCTTGGTGATGGATTCTTTATTGAGTTTCCAAGCGTGCTTGAGGCCGTAAAGTGTGCCTACGACATTCAGTCGCAACTTTATCAACGTAACTTAGGTGGCATGCAGGATGAACGATTCCAAATTCGTATCGGTATTCACCTGTGTGATTTCATTGCGACAGACGAAGATGCCTTTGGTAATGACGTTAACGTTTCTTCGCGTTTGGAAAAAATCGCTCCTGCGGGTGGCATTTGCGTTAGCCAACAGGTTGTCGATCAAGTCAGCGATAAGTTGGATTTGAAATTCAAACCTCTTAAAGCGCGTAAGCTTAAAAATATTAAAAGACCGGTTGCCAGTTATTCCGTTGAACTTCCGTGGTTAAATAATCGCGAAACTATTTCTTTCTCTTCGCAAGTTCAGAAGTGGATTCCCAAGAAAATCACTCTGCAAAATAGTCTGTTATTTGCAAGCTTAGGCCTTGTTGGCCTTGCGGGTTTGATTTTGTGGGCTGTGTTCTTGCTGCCTAAAAATGGTTTTACGGACCCGACGGGCTTGATTCACTTCGTTTCAAGCTGGCAGAATCTGATTATTTTAAATCCTATTTTGGCTAGCAGTTTGTGGTTGATGTGGATGTTCCAACCGCAAGATCGTCGTCTATTATATTTGTCGATGGTTTTTACCGTAGGTAGTTTAAGTCTGGTTGAACGAATCCCTGTTGCTGTCACGGGTTTAACAACCCAGCATCTGCAATTAATTAATGTTTTAGCTGCAGGTCTTGTGGCATTTCCATTTGTTGCCTTAGAAGCTTTGGAAAAAGAAAAACGTCGCATCGAGGTCTTAGCGAATCTGGGTCTTGCGGCATTTGTTTTTTCAGGTGTTTTCCTGTCGTACAAGCATGAATTTGAAGCGTTACGAGTGGCAGCACTGGCGTTTTCAATTGGCGCGTCCGTTTATTTTACCTATCTAGTGGGTTCACGTATCAGTCGTTCTGCGCCACTTCCAATAAATGACCTTCGTCGTTGGGTTCTGGTGACGATGTCGACAGCGGCAATCATTTCGCAAATGTCGCCAGGCTGGAGAATCGACGGCATTGCGCAGTTTCTGGATGTCTTTTTCCCAGTGGCATTTCCATTGTATTTTACCGTCTTCTTGATGTTTGGGTTCGTCTTCCAAGAAAAATCGCATCTTCGTAAAGACCATGCGATGAAGACGATGCAAAAAGTTTCAGTGATTACATGTTCAGCCGAATCTTATGAAGATAAGCTTTCGAACATTCAGGAAAAAATTTGTTCATTCTTAAATGCGGAACGCTCGACAATTTATCTAACGGATTTAAAAGGCGGCGATACGCATTTGCGTGCGCAAGCGATTTATGGACCGACAAATAAGTTGAAAGAAGTCGCTTTGGAAGTCGATCCTCAGCACGGTTTGATTGGTCGTGTGTGGAAGACGCGCAGTCCTTTGCTGGTCGATGACTTTAAGAAAGAAGATCGTCTGACGAGTGAAGAAAGATCTCATATTAAATCGAATGAATATCGCACTCGCTCGTGCTTGTTGTGTCCCTTGATTATTGGGAACGAAATGCTCGGTGTGATGACCTTCTCTGACAAGCGTGGAAATGTTCCTTTCAACGAGGAAGATTTACGTTTAGTTCAATTAATTGCAAAAGATGTTGCCTTGTTGAGCTTGCACGCTCGTTTCCAAAACATGGTGGATCATTTTGTGTCAGAAAAATTAAGCGAGTTGAATCAGATCGCGTAG
- a CDS encoding DMT family transporter: protein MEKLKSIILVLIAIFSIQGGASFAKQLFTVLGPGVTTFLRVWISALLLLVIFQPWKHKLTKNTWGVVALYGMSLGAMNLLFYLALQRIPLGVAVALEFTGPLAVATFASKKALDVVWALLAGLGIVLILPHANFSSSIDVIGVALALGAGFFWGLYIVFAKKVGRSIVGGSATALGMFFAALTVTPTAIPQLHFADYTLQIWLSALAVAVLSSALPYSLEMIALRSIPSKTFGVLMSLEPAVAALMGFVFLNEKLSGLQLMAILCVMVASSGSSLTSRTAEVPTQS, encoded by the coding sequence GTGGAGAAACTAAAGTCCATTATTCTTGTCTTGATTGCGATTTTTTCCATTCAAGGCGGAGCGAGTTTTGCCAAACAATTATTTACAGTACTAGGCCCAGGGGTCACAACGTTCTTACGAGTGTGGATCTCTGCACTTTTATTGCTTGTGATTTTTCAACCGTGGAAACATAAGCTGACGAAAAATACCTGGGGCGTGGTTGCACTTTATGGCATGTCCTTGGGTGCAATGAATTTGCTTTTCTATTTGGCGCTGCAAAGAATTCCTCTTGGTGTCGCGGTCGCTTTAGAGTTCACAGGTCCGCTGGCAGTTGCAACTTTCGCTTCTAAGAAAGCGCTTGATGTTGTGTGGGCGTTGCTTGCGGGTTTAGGAATTGTTTTGATTCTGCCGCATGCGAATTTTTCATCAAGCATTGACGTGATAGGTGTTGCGTTGGCGTTGGGGGCGGGATTCTTCTGGGGTCTTTACATCGTCTTCGCGAAAAAAGTGGGAAGATCTATCGTCGGCGGAAGTGCGACGGCTTTAGGAATGTTCTTCGCAGCTTTAACGGTGACGCCGACGGCGATCCCACAATTGCATTTTGCTGATTATACCTTGCAGATTTGGTTATCTGCTTTGGCGGTTGCTGTTTTGTCGAGCGCGCTTCCATATTCGCTAGAAATGATCGCATTACGTTCAATTCCCTCTAAAACTTTTGGTGTTTTGATGAGTCTAGAACCTGCGGTTGCGGCTTTGATGGGATTCGTTTTTTTAAACGAGAAACTTTCAGGTCTTCAGCTTATGGCGATTTTATGCGTGATGGTGGCTTCTTCTGGAAGTTCCCTCACATCTCGAACGGCGGAAGTCCCGACACAATCATAG
- a CDS encoding enoyl-CoA hydratase-related protein, which yields MNFLNVTELDHVAYVKLNRPDVRNAFNPQMIQEITQTFHELEHRKDLRVIVLQGEGKSFCAGADLNWMKEMVNFSYIQNREDSLVLFNMFEAIARCTLPVVGMVHGAAFGGALGLIAVCDEVIAEEGTQFCFSEVKLGIAPAVISAFVARKAVAGKVRPLMLSATVFNAHIAQQAGLVTEVVPAGEGHTALQKVVHNYKQCGPEAVRETKKLLNDIGNMTWEQQRDRTTHLIAERRASAEGQEGLKSFLEKREPSWRN from the coding sequence ATGAATTTTTTGAATGTCACTGAGTTAGATCATGTCGCTTACGTAAAGTTGAACAGACCTGACGTGCGCAATGCTTTTAATCCACAGATGATTCAAGAAATCACACAGACGTTTCATGAGCTTGAACACCGCAAAGATCTTCGCGTCATCGTTTTGCAAGGCGAAGGCAAAAGTTTCTGTGCAGGTGCTGATTTAAATTGGATGAAAGAGATGGTGAATTTCTCTTACATCCAGAATCGTGAAGACTCGTTGGTTCTATTCAATATGTTTGAGGCAATCGCACGCTGCACTTTGCCTGTTGTGGGCATGGTTCATGGCGCAGCTTTTGGTGGCGCGCTAGGTTTGATCGCAGTCTGTGACGAAGTTATCGCTGAAGAGGGCACACAGTTTTGTTTCAGTGAAGTGAAATTGGGAATTGCTCCTGCCGTGATCAGTGCCTTTGTTGCGCGTAAAGCAGTTGCCGGTAAAGTTCGTCCTTTGATGTTGTCAGCGACTGTATTCAACGCACATATCGCCCAACAAGCGGGACTTGTGACTGAAGTTGTTCCTGCGGGTGAAGGCCATACAGCTTTGCAAAAGGTTGTTCATAACTACAAACAATGCGGCCCTGAAGCTGTTCGTGAAACCAAAAAGCTTTTGAACGATATCGGCAATATGACTTGGGAACAACAACGCGATCGCACGACTCACTTGATTGCTGAACGCCGCGCAAGCGCTGAAGGTCAAGAAGGGCTGAAGTCCTTCCTTGAAAAGCGTGAACCTTCGTGGAGAAACTAA
- a CDS encoding carboxyl transferase domain-containing protein, with the protein MEILESNIDTNSADFKANQDAMLSIVKDWREKVELVKQGGGADATKKHKARGKLTARERIEALVDGGTAFLEFSTLAAWDMYEGQAPGAGVVTGIGVVHGTECVIVANDATVKGGTYFPMTVKKHLRAQEIAFENGLPCIYLVDSGGAFLPMQADVFPDRDHFGRIFYNQARMSAANIPQIAVVMGSCTAGGAYVPAMSDETVIVKENGTIFLGGPPLVRAATGEIVDAQELGGAQVHCETSGVTDHFAEDDNHAIEITRSIVAHLNHNKAVQLKTMPIEEPLFDSKEIYGVIPKDSRVPFDVREIIARIVDGSRLHEFKPLYGKTLVTGFAHIWGMPVGIIANNGVLFSESALKAAHFIELCEQREVPLIFLQNITGFMVGKKYENEGIAKHGAKMVMAVSNAHVPKFTVVIGGSYGAGNYGMCGRAYQPRQMWMWPNAKISVMGGEQAANVLLTVKLDQMAAKGQTMDAAAQAEFKRPTLERYEHESSCYYSSARLWDDGIIDPADTRRVLALGIAASLNKSWGEKTQGVFRM; encoded by the coding sequence ATGGAAATTTTAGAAAGTAACATTGATACGAACTCTGCTGACTTTAAAGCCAATCAAGATGCGATGTTGTCCATCGTAAAAGACTGGCGTGAAAAAGTTGAACTTGTAAAACAAGGCGGTGGTGCGGATGCCACTAAGAAACACAAAGCGCGCGGCAAATTAACGGCGCGTGAACGTATTGAAGCTTTGGTGGACGGCGGAACAGCTTTCCTTGAGTTTTCAACTTTGGCAGCATGGGATATGTACGAAGGCCAAGCACCGGGTGCTGGCGTTGTGACAGGTATCGGTGTGGTGCACGGAACTGAGTGTGTGATTGTTGCGAACGATGCGACTGTGAAGGGTGGTACTTACTTCCCGATGACAGTGAAAAAACATTTGCGCGCACAAGAAATCGCCTTCGAAAACGGTTTGCCATGTATTTATCTTGTCGACTCGGGTGGTGCGTTCTTGCCGATGCAAGCAGACGTGTTCCCAGACCGTGATCATTTCGGCAGAATTTTCTACAACCAAGCGCGCATGTCTGCAGCGAACATTCCACAAATCGCGGTTGTCATGGGTTCATGTACTGCGGGTGGTGCTTACGTTCCTGCGATGAGTGACGAAACTGTGATCGTAAAAGAAAACGGTACAATCTTCTTGGGTGGTCCTCCACTGGTGCGTGCAGCAACAGGTGAAATCGTTGATGCGCAAGAGCTTGGTGGCGCGCAAGTCCACTGTGAAACTTCGGGTGTCACAGATCATTTCGCAGAAGATGACAATCACGCGATTGAAATCACGCGTTCCATCGTTGCGCACTTGAATCACAACAAAGCTGTGCAATTGAAAACGATGCCGATTGAAGAGCCATTGTTTGATTCAAAAGAAATCTATGGCGTGATTCCTAAAGACAGCCGTGTGCCATTCGACGTTCGCGAAATTATCGCGCGTATTGTAGATGGTTCACGCTTGCATGAATTCAAACCGTTGTACGGCAAAACTTTGGTGACAGGTTTTGCACACATTTGGGGTATGCCAGTAGGGATCATCGCGAACAACGGCGTGTTGTTCAGTGAATCTGCTTTGAAAGCAGCGCACTTCATCGAGTTGTGTGAGCAACGTGAAGTTCCATTGATCTTCTTGCAAAATATCACGGGCTTCATGGTCGGTAAGAAATACGAAAATGAAGGTATTGCGAAACATGGCGCGAAAATGGTTATGGCTGTATCAAATGCGCATGTTCCAAAATTTACTGTTGTCATCGGGGGCTCTTACGGAGCGGGTAACTACGGTATGTGCGGTCGCGCTTATCAACCACGCCAAATGTGGATGTGGCCGAATGCAAAGATCAGCGTGATGGGTGGCGAACAAGCTGCTAACGTATTGCTGACTGTGAAATTAGATCAAATGGCTGCTAAAGGACAAACGATGGATGCCGCTGCACAAGCGGAATTCAAGCGTCCGACACTAGAAAGGTATGAACACGAAAGCTCGTGTTATTATTCTTCAGCACGTTTGTGGGACGATGGTATCATTGATCCAGCAGACACGCGTCGTGTTTTGGCACTAGGTATTGCAGCAAGTTTGAACAAGTCTTGGGGAGAAAAAACTCAAGGCGTGTTTAGAATGTAG
- a CDS encoding YiiD C-terminal domain-containing protein yields the protein MNQQWLTILMSKGIELEQNLRQQLQQAKDGLKTQLEERGIRLSAADLAALLEEVSPKASHAALSYALDIVRPFSAGMGLRISRLSDNQVEMVVPSRTRNLNDTKQMHEGALITAAIEAAKLLWMRHAPLGNFEISVAGTQAEFFKTQTADCRLRMELPETTREVVLAEVRDQREAQAEAEVKIYDENDQAVGSVVLQLKFKHTPALA from the coding sequence ATGAACCAACAATGGCTGACAATCTTAATGTCTAAAGGGATCGAGCTTGAGCAAAATTTGCGTCAGCAATTGCAGCAGGCTAAAGATGGCTTGAAGACGCAATTGGAAGAACGCGGTATCCGCCTGAGTGCTGCTGACCTGGCGGCCTTGCTGGAAGAGGTTTCCCCGAAGGCCTCGCATGCTGCCTTGAGTTATGCTTTGGATATCGTTCGCCCCTTTTCTGCGGGAATGGGATTGAGAATCTCTCGCTTGTCAGATAACCAAGTTGAGATGGTTGTTCCTTCACGTACAAGAAACTTGAACGACACCAAACAAATGCACGAAGGCGCTTTGATCACAGCGGCGATTGAAGCAGCAAAATTATTGTGGATGCGTCACGCACCTTTGGGCAATTTTGAAATTTCAGTGGCGGGAACGCAGGCTGAGTTTTTCAAAACACAAACAGCGGACTGCCGTTTGCGTATGGAGCTTCCAGAAACGACTCGCGAAGTGGTTTTGGCGGAAGTTCGTGATCAGCGTGAGGCGCAAGCTGAAGCTGAAGTAAAAATTTATGATGAGAACGATCAAGCAGTTGGCTCTGTTGTTTTGCAATTAAAATTCAAACACACGCCGGCACTTGCTTAA
- a CDS encoding methyltransferase domain-containing protein, translating into MAIPDQFIQIDEEGYGVSRELRIQDPTAGSEILENLKVHQGGTLLSTFGGTPVIVEAFDEPLVAQQILLDGKTWKIQGLYGTEFTFNLQSLSLDEWDRFHGYTDTFVPFVMSRKAQATFFNMLEEFDDESITWDGRAYEIPPYWPDKPEIEKENFWSKAYQNDNNPGWNLGEPAEALKDMLPRLKIARSRILVLGCGEGHDAAMFAAAGHVVTAVDISPLALERAKKLYGHMENLKLVQADLFKLPRDWDQSFDVIFEHTCYCAVNPIHRQDLVKTWNRLLAEGGHLMGVFFTFEKRQGPPFGGSEWELRQRLKNNYQPIFWGRWQKSVPNRQGKELFIYCKKK; encoded by the coding sequence ATGGCAATTCCCGATCAATTTATTCAGATTGATGAAGAGGGTTACGGAGTCAGCCGCGAGTTGCGCATCCAAGACCCTACAGCGGGAAGTGAAATTCTTGAAAATCTAAAAGTTCATCAGGGCGGAACACTGCTTAGCACATTCGGTGGAACGCCTGTCATCGTCGAAGCTTTCGACGAACCTTTGGTTGCTCAACAAATTCTACTCGACGGAAAAACTTGGAAAATTCAAGGTCTTTACGGCACTGAATTCACTTTCAATTTACAGTCGCTTTCACTGGACGAGTGGGATCGCTTCCACGGCTACACGGACACTTTCGTGCCGTTCGTGATGTCACGTAAAGCACAAGCGACATTCTTCAACATGCTTGAAGAATTCGACGATGAATCCATCACATGGGATGGTCGAGCTTACGAAATTCCACCGTATTGGCCCGACAAACCAGAAATTGAAAAAGAAAATTTCTGGAGCAAGGCTTACCAAAACGACAACAATCCAGGTTGGAATTTAGGCGAACCCGCAGAAGCATTGAAAGACATGCTTCCACGTCTGAAAATCGCGCGTTCGCGCATTTTGGTGCTTGGTTGTGGCGAAGGTCACGATGCAGCGATGTTTGCGGCCGCTGGCCACGTGGTCACCGCGGTGGATATTTCTCCACTGGCTTTGGAACGCGCTAAAAAACTTTACGGTCACATGGAAAATTTGAAGTTGGTTCAAGCGGATCTCTTCAAACTTCCGCGCGACTGGGATCAATCGTTCGATGTTATTTTTGAACACACATGTTACTGCGCAGTGAATCCGATCCATCGCCAAGATTTAGTAAAAACTTGGAATCGTCTTCTTGCAGAGGGCGGTCACTTGATGGGTGTCTTCTTCACATTCGAAAAACGCCAAGGCCCACCTTTCGGCGGCTCTGAATGGGAATTGCGCCAACGTCTAAAAAACAATTATCAGCCTATATTCTGGGGCCGCTGGCAAAAATCTGTTCCCAATCGCCAGGGCAAAGAGTTATTCATCTACTGCAAGAAAAAGTAG
- a CDS encoding GNAT family N-acetyltransferase, whose product MHIEFTQADESHIDEIVALVNSAYRGESSKKGWTTEADLLDGQRIDTESIMATLAKENATILIAQDEDADDKIVGCAHLENHDGKLYLGMLTVEPTLQKKGIGRMLVNESEAFAQFWDCTHMYMTVISARTELIKWYEKLGFRNTGEKRPFPYGDERFGIPKVENLEFVILEKKI is encoded by the coding sequence ATGCATATTGAATTCACTCAAGCTGATGAAAGTCATATTGATGAGATCGTGGCGTTGGTAAACTCGGCTTATCGCGGAGAGAGTTCGAAAAAGGGTTGGACGACGGAAGCGGATTTGCTTGATGGTCAACGCATTGATACCGAAAGCATCATGGCGACTTTGGCCAAAGAAAACGCGACCATCTTGATCGCGCAAGATGAAGATGCGGATGATAAAATCGTTGGATGCGCTCACTTAGAAAATCACGACGGCAAATTGTATCTTGGAATGCTAACAGTCGAACCGACTTTGCAGAAAAAAGGTATTGGCCGCATGTTAGTGAATGAAAGCGAAGCCTTCGCACAGTTCTGGGATTGTACGCATATGTACATGACTGTGATTTCAGCGCGTACCGAACTTATCAAATGGTACGAAAAGCTAGGCTTCCGTAACACTGGCGAGAAAAGACCGTTCCCCTACGGCGACGAGCGCTTCGGAATTCCGAAAGTCGAAAATCTTGAATTTGTAATCCTTGAAAAGAAAATCTAA
- a CDS encoding ABC transporter ATP-binding protein, which produces MSFVIETKDLTRVYQTYQKPEGFLNSLRGFFNRKYNNKVALDKTTLSIEPGQIVGLVGANGAGKTTLLKMLSGLVTPTSGDARVLGYKPWERKNEFLSQISILLGQKNQLWWDISPADSFALLARIYDLDPDAARKRVAHLADMLQCTHVLHTQLRRLSLGERMKMEIIGSLLHEPKVLFLDEPTIGLDIVAQETIREFLDQYVKEKGPTVILTSHYMDDIAKLADKLLLISKGNIVYQGTVEQFVKNANTGMAENEEVDFEEVIHRFLETESRVR; this is translated from the coding sequence ATGTCGTTCGTAATCGAAACTAAAGATCTTACTCGCGTCTATCAGACTTATCAAAAGCCTGAAGGCTTCCTGAATTCCCTACGTGGATTCTTCAACCGCAAATACAATAACAAAGTCGCTTTGGATAAAACGACTTTGTCGATTGAGCCAGGACAAATTGTCGGTCTTGTCGGTGCCAATGGCGCGGGAAAAACAACTCTGTTGAAAATGCTATCTGGTTTGGTGACACCCACTTCGGGTGATGCTCGAGTTCTTGGTTACAAACCGTGGGAACGCAAAAACGAATTCTTAAGCCAAATCAGTATTCTTCTTGGACAAAAAAATCAGTTGTGGTGGGACATCTCCCCTGCTGATTCTTTTGCGTTGCTTGCGCGCATTTACGATCTTGATCCAGACGCTGCCAGAAAACGTGTCGCACATTTGGCAGACATGCTTCAGTGCACGCACGTCTTGCACACACAATTGCGCCGCCTAAGCCTTGGTGAAAGAATGAAGATGGAAATCATCGGTTCACTTTTGCACGAACCAAAAGTTCTTTTCCTGGATGAACCGACAATTGGTTTAGACATCGTAGCGCAAGAAACAATTCGTGAATTCCTTGATCAATACGTGAAAGAAAAAGGTCCAACTGTGATTCTAACAAGTCACTACATGGACGACATCGCAAAACTTGCGGATAAATTATTGCTGATTTCAAAAGGCAATATCGTTTACCAAGGCACTGTTGAACAGTTCGTTAAAAATGCCAACACTGGCATGGCTGAAAATGAAGAGGTCGATTTTGAAGAAGTCATTCACCGTTTTTTGGAAACGGAATCTCGCGTTCGCTAA
- a CDS encoding ABC-2 family transporter protein yields the protein MKKSFTVFWKRNLAFANLAIVSNLEYRLNYFVDAILQPTLTTGIEVLLWFAVFRGAQTTEIAGFGRDFYLSYALWGAFFARICTSWMYEFRMIQEIDSGTINSLLTRPMSYYEYYFSQLMGYKFITTIVSMAVPIIAVLIFALPTKFERLPMAFALEFYYLILVHSISFVIATCAFYLNKVYSFTGAKNLALWLLTGELFPLDLMPEPFKTFIISLPFSSGVYIPVGYLTGRLEIASVYQGFISVTAGIVVVNLLGAWMWKKGLKVYVGTGA from the coding sequence TTGAAGAAGTCATTCACCGTTTTTTGGAAACGGAATCTCGCGTTCGCTAATCTTGCGATCGTTTCCAATCTTGAATACAGACTGAACTATTTCGTCGACGCTATCTTGCAGCCGACGCTTACGACGGGCATCGAAGTTCTGTTGTGGTTTGCGGTATTCCGTGGCGCTCAAACGACAGAGATCGCGGGCTTCGGTCGTGATTTCTATTTGTCCTATGCGCTGTGGGGCGCGTTCTTCGCACGTATTTGTACAAGCTGGATGTATGAATTCCGCATGATTCAAGAAATTGATTCCGGAACGATCAACAGTTTGCTGACTCGTCCGATGAGTTACTACGAATATTATTTCTCGCAACTGATGGGCTATAAATTCATCACAACGATTGTGTCGATGGCGGTTCCAATTATTGCGGTATTGATTTTTGCTTTACCGACAAAATTTGAACGCCTGCCGATGGCCTTTGCCCTTGAATTCTATTATTTGATCTTGGTGCACTCGATCAGCTTTGTGATTGCCACGTGCGCGTTTTACTTAAACAAAGTGTATTCATTCACAGGTGCTAAAAACTTAGCGTTGTGGTTATTAACCGGCGAACTGTTTCCATTAGACTTGATGCCCGAACCGTTTAAAACATTCATCATCTCTTTACCTTTCAGTTCTGGCGTTTACATTCCTGTTGGTTATCTGACGGGCCGCTTGGAGATCGCATCGGTGTACCAAGGATTTATTTCTGTTACAGCAGGTATTGTGGTTGTGAATTTACTTGGCGCGTGGATGTGGAAAAAAGGCCTTAAAGTTTACGTTGGGACGGGAGCATAA
- a CDS encoding ABC transporter permease yields the protein MANVQKYLRLYLAMFRASFIADLEYRANFLTRVMTDIFWYIAQITTFEVLFQHTPLIGGWNLPQMRVFLGVVFVVDALYMIILSENLDQFSEKVRKGDLDLLLAKPVNSQFMISLQKASTPAIGNLIIATSWFIYSLSQLPDFHWFRLLWMLILIPCGLVACYSVRFFMASTAVIFAKSENLQFIWYQIYRLGMRPDSIYVPWLKWLLLTAVPVGVIASVPSRALLEPPQFGLFAWIMVLTCILLFLSNKFWKFALRFYASASS from the coding sequence ATGGCAAACGTTCAAAAGTACTTACGCCTTTACCTCGCTATGTTCAGAGCAAGTTTCATCGCCGATCTGGAATATCGTGCGAATTTCCTGACTCGTGTGATGACGGATATTTTCTGGTATATTGCACAGATCACGACGTTTGAAGTCTTGTTCCAACATACACCACTGATCGGCGGTTGGAATTTACCACAAATGCGCGTGTTTCTTGGAGTCGTCTTCGTTGTCGATGCGCTGTACATGATTATCTTGTCTGAAAATCTTGATCAGTTTTCAGAAAAAGTGCGCAAAGGTGATTTGGATTTACTACTAGCTAAGCCCGTGAATTCACAATTCATGATCAGCTTACAAAAGGCTTCAACACCTGCGATCGGTAATCTTATCATCGCGACAAGCTGGTTTATTTATAGTCTTAGCCAACTGCCAGATTTCCACTGGTTCCGTTTGTTGTGGATGTTGATTTTAATCCCGTGTGGATTGGTTGCGTGTTATTCAGTTCGTTTCTTCATGGCGTCTACGGCGGTCATTTTTGCGAAGTCTGAAAACTTGCAATTCATTTGGTATCAGATCTACAGACTGGGAATGCGTCCCGACTCGATTTATGTGCCATGGTTGAAGTGGTTGTTACTGACAGCGGTACCTGTGGGTGTGATTGCCAGTGTGCCGTCACGCGCACTGCTTGAACCGCCACAATTTGGCTTGTTCGCGTGGATCATGGTTCTGACGTGCATTTTGCTGTTTTTATCAAACAAATTTTGGAAATTTGCTCTGCGTTTTTATGCCAGCGCAAGTTCGTAG